One region of Vigna angularis cultivar LongXiaoDou No.4 chromosome 10, ASM1680809v1, whole genome shotgun sequence genomic DNA includes:
- the LOC108345450 gene encoding uncharacterized protein LOC108345450 encodes MFATTKSSTLSPFFFFSRTISVPSKSNFWNLVPMKHSSSPGHLASRTLHISCNSPSQHVSQRSLSIQGGEGFFRGVLESMQSVYLNRNPTAKAVLELVQSVENNSICYDHLAFRTFGVNGYGIDSMASFFLDYGYTQREELRFPAKKLRALWFSPPADSQAGSGSGINGPLPRIFISELLVDQMSPQTQEIIRKYTESSGDGNKYAALASSLGHLTWEKPLYSEFQQLASESEYAAWTLVNGYALNHVTISTHRLNTHLKDIKALNQFIEESGFRLNSEGGLLKVSPDGLLQQSSTVADSISFQFSDDIIESVPCSYIEFAERLVLPQYRNLPDTEVKEFHRRDGFEVASADKIFESTSKEQLSRVG; translated from the exons ATGTTTGCAACTACCAAGTCCTCCACTCTGtcacctttcttcttcttcagcaGAACAATCTCTGTCCCTTCCAAATCCAATTTCTGGAATTTGGTTCCAATGAAACACTCTTCTTCTCCGGGACACTTGGCCTCAAGAACCCTCCACATCTCTTGTAACTCTCCATCACAACATGTTTCTCAGAGATCCTTATCAATTCAG GGGGGTGAAGGTTTTTTCAGGGGTGTGTTGGAAAGTATGCAATCCGTTTACTTGAACAGAAACCCTACTGCAAAGGCCGTATTGGAACTTGTTCAATCTGTTGAGAACAATTCAATATGTTATGATCATCTTGCATTCAGGACATTTGGG GTAAATGGTTATGGAATTGATTCAATGGCTAGCTTTTTTCTGGATTATGGCTATACTCAGCGAGAGGAGTTAAGATTTCCTGCAAAAAAGTTGAGGGCACTGTGGTTTTCTCCTCCTGCAGATTCACAGGCTGGCAGTGGCAGTGGCATTAATGGACCTCTGCCCAGAATATTTATTTCAGAGCTACTGGTAGATCAAATGAGTCCACAAACTCAG gaaataattagaaaatacaCTGAATCATCCGGGGATGGAAACAAGTATGCAGCACTTGCAAGTTCCCTTGGACATTTAACATGGGAAAAACCCTTATATTCAGAGTTTCAACAATTGGCAAG TGAAAGTGAGTATGCTGCCTGGACCCTAGTCAATGGTTATGCGCTGAACCATGTTACTATATCCACCCATCGGCTGAACACTCATTTAAAGGATATAAAAGCACTAAATCAGTTTATTGAAGAGAGTGGATTCAGGTTGAATTCTGAAGGAGGATTGCTGAAAG TGAGCCCTGATGGTCTTCTCCAGCAAAGCTCAACTGTAGCAGATTCAATCTCTTTCCAATTTTCTGATGATATTATTGAATCAGTCCCTTGCTCATATATTGAATTTGCCGAGCGTCTGGTGCTGCCACAGTATAGAAATTTACCTGACACAGAG GTTAAAGAGTTCCATAGAAGGGATGGTTTTGAGGTAGCAAGTGCTGACAAGATATTTGAAAGCACGTCCAAGGAGCAGTTAAGCAGAGTAGGCTAA
- the LOC108345449 gene encoding serine/threonine-protein kinase PBL34: MGLGAENGKVVEPWAVCKSKGRKKKKGDEEVEGAGSGCWLRLRFIGSCISSRSKVDTSVSGSGTSTHYAESKSTNDTSRDQPTAPAVSSTTTSNAESNSSTSKLEEELKIASRLRKFSFNDLKLATRNFRPESFLGEGGFGCVFKGWIEENGTAPVKPGTGLTVAVKTLNHDGLQGHKEWLAEVNFLGDLVHPNLVKLVGYCIEDDQRLLVYEFMPRGSLENHLFRRSLPLPWSIRMKIALGAAKGLAFLHEEADRPVIYRDFKTSNILLDAEYNAKLSDFGLAKDGPEGDKTHVSTRVMGTYGYAAPEYVMTGHLTSKSDVYSFGVVLLEMLTGRRSMDKHRPNGEHNLVEWARPHLGERRRFYKLIDPRLEGHFSVKGAQKAAQLAAHCLCRDPKARPLMSEVVEALKPLPNLKDMASSSYYYQTMQADRIGASPNTRNGRTQGALLSRNGQQQRSLSIPNGTYASPYHHQFPQPSPKTNGKA, encoded by the exons ATGGGTTTGGGTGCTGAGAATGGTAAGGTGGTGGAGCCTTGGGCTGTGTGCAAATCAAaggggaggaagaagaagaaaggggaTGAGGAAGTGGAAGGGGCTGGGTCTGGTTGTTGGCTTAGGCTCAGGTTTATTGGCAGCTGCATTTCCTCAAGATCCAAGGTCGACACCTCAGTCAGTGGCAGTGGCACCAGTACTCATTATG CGGAAAGTAAATCAACTAATGATACTAGTAGAGACCAACCAACAGCTCCGGCAGTCTCTTCTACAACCACTAGTAACGCAGAAAGTAATTCATCCACTTCCAAACTTGAAGAGGAGCTTAAAATTGCTTCCAGGCTGCGAAAGTTCTCTTTCAATGATCTTAAGTTAGCTACCAGAAATTTTCGGCCTGAAAGTTTTCTTGGTGAAGGTGGGTTTGGTTGTGTTTTCAAGGGTTGGATTGAAGAAAATGGAACTGCTCCCGTGAAACCTGGCACAGGGCTTACTGTTGCTGTAAAAACCCTCAACCATGATGGGCTCCAGGGTCATAAAGAATGGCTG GCTGAAGTAAATTTTCTTGGCGATCTAGTTCATCCGAACCTTGTTAAACTTGTAGGTTACTGCATTGAAGATGATCAAAGGTTGCTGGTGTATGAGTTCATGCCTCGGGGTAGCCTAGAAAATCACTTGTTTAGGA GATCCCTGCCTCTTCCATGGTCCATTAGAATGAAAATTGCCCTTGGAGCTGCTAAGGGTCTTGCTTTTCTTCATGAAGAAGCCGATCGACCAGTAATATATAGGGATTTTAAAACTTCAAATATACTATTAGATGCA GAGTACAACGCCAAGCTCTCGGATTTTGGTCTTGCCAAAGATGGCCCAGAAGGTGATAAAACCCATGTGTCTACTCGAGTGATGGGAACCTATGGCTATGCTGCACCAGAATATGTCATGACAG GTCATCTTACATCAAAAAGTGATGTGTACAGTTTTGGAGTGGTACTACTGGAGATGTTGACTGGGAGAAGATCCATGGACAAACACAGACCCAATGGTGAACATAACCTTGTGGAATGGGCTCGGCCGCATCTGGGAGAGAGGAGAAGGTTCTACAAGTTGATAGACCCTCGTTTGGAAGGGCACTTTTCGGTGAAAGGTGCTCAGAAAGCTGCCCAACTAGCTGCTCATTGCCTTTGTAGAGATCCAAAAGCCAGGCCTCTGATGAGTGAAGTTGTAGAAGCTTTGAAGCCTTTGCCAAACCTCAAGGACATGGCAAGCTCTTCATATTATTACCAGACGATGCAAGCCGACCGCATTGGAGCGAGCCCCAACACAAGAAACGGTCGAACACAAGGAGCATTGCTCAGCCGCAACGGACAGCAGCAAAGGAGTCTTTCTATACCAAATGGTACCTATGCATCTCCTTATCACCATCAGTTTCCTCAACCATCTCCAAAGACCAATGGCAAAGCGTAG